Below is a window of Streptomyces sp. ITFR-16 DNA.
CCTCGCCCGCTCCCAGATGCAGCCGATCACCGACCGGCGGGCCGCGGAGTCCTGAGCCGCGCCGCACCCGGGGGGTTCTCGCTCGACCCGTCTTCACAACGCGCCCTGCGCCAGGAGGAAAGCAGTCATGACCACGCACCGGCCACGCATCGTGGACCTCAGTGAGACCCAGCCCAACCGCAGGCGCGGAGGTGACCTGCGGGCCCTGCTCACGCCGACCGCGGTGGGCGCCACCAGCGGCTTCATGGGCCTGGCCATCGTCCAGCCCGGCGACCGCATCGGTGAGCACTACCACCCGTACTCCGAGGAGTTCGTGTACGTCGTCAACGGGCTCCTCGAGGTCGACCTGGACGGGGAGACGCACGCGATGCGCCCCGACCAGGGACTGCTCATCCCCCCGCACGTGAAGCACCGCTTCCGCAACGTGGGCGACATCGAGGCCCGTATGGTCTTCCACCTCGGACCGCTCGCCCCCCGCCCGGAACTCGGCCACGTCGACACCGAGGTCACCGAGACGGCCGAGCGGGGCGCGCCGCCAGAACGAACCGAGGCCGCTTCATGACCCGGCGCGTGGCGGTCACCGGCGTCGGCGTGGTCGCCCCGGGAGGCATCGGTGCGCCGGCCTTCTGGGACCTGCTGTCCAACGGGCGCACCGCGACCCGCGGCATCACCCTCTTCGACCCGGCGGGCTTCCGCTCCCGGATCGCCGCCGAGTGCGACTTCGACCCCGCCGCGTACGGGATCGACGCGGAAGAGGTCGCCCGCGCGGACCGGTATGTGCAGTTCGCGATGGTGGCCGCCCGCGAGGCGCTCGCCGACGCGGGCCTGGACACCGAGCGCACCGACCCCTGGCGGATGGGCGTGTCGCTGGGCACCGCCGTCGGCGGGACCACCCGGCTGGAGCACGACTACGTCGCCGTCAGCGAGAGCGGCGCCCGCTGGGACGTCGACCACCGCCCGGCCGGGCCTCATCTGGAACGCGCCTTCTCGCCCAGCTCACTGGCCTCGGCCGTGGCCGAGCAGGTCGGCGCGCACGGACCGGTGCAGACCGTCTCCACGGGCTGCACCTCCGGCCTCGACGCGATCGGCTACGCCTTCCACTCCATCGAGGAGGGCCGGGTCGACGTCTGCA
It encodes the following:
- a CDS encoding cupin domain-containing protein, with protein sequence MTTHRPRIVDLSETQPNRRRGGDLRALLTPTAVGATSGFMGLAIVQPGDRIGEHYHPYSEEFVYVVNGLLEVDLDGETHAMRPDQGLLIPPHVKHRFRNVGDIEARMVFHLGPLAPRPELGHVDTEVTETAERGAPPERTEAAS